Proteins from one Microbacterium faecale genomic window:
- a CDS encoding alpha/beta fold hydrolase, translated as MPIQKIADAELWFDEYGDDDARETVISSAMGFAGVGYPEGLAEAPSRYKVYTVQARGFGRSTRPTRPPSEGWLAQWADDVVAFADARGIDRFIYTGASHGAGIGWYIAMRRPERLKAFVSVVGAPHDRYGVTDSSEGRRAVIEARMNGDVDTVRGQLEVLGGWLHPDETERRARRDAFLDGAVAATMERDDDESRINQGMPFPEAKTNEALAEILKQVRVPTLMLAGMRDGIVSPEASLRAVMSVRDAKAVFFESEGHFMTQEVPERLIREVALFVDEINGRAEPTARHDTDRTKVDTI; from the coding sequence GTGCCGATTCAGAAGATCGCTGACGCGGAGCTGTGGTTCGACGAGTACGGAGACGACGATGCGCGAGAGACCGTCATCTCCTCCGCCATGGGCTTCGCGGGCGTGGGATATCCCGAGGGCCTCGCCGAGGCGCCGTCCCGGTACAAGGTCTATACCGTGCAGGCGCGGGGCTTCGGGCGCTCGACGCGGCCGACCCGGCCGCCGAGCGAGGGCTGGCTCGCCCAGTGGGCGGACGACGTCGTGGCCTTCGCCGACGCGCGCGGGATCGACCGCTTCATCTACACCGGAGCCTCGCACGGCGCCGGCATCGGGTGGTACATCGCGATGCGCCGTCCCGAGCGGCTCAAGGCGTTCGTCTCGGTGGTCGGCGCGCCGCACGACCGGTACGGCGTGACCGATTCCTCCGAGGGGCGCCGCGCGGTGATCGAGGCGCGCATGAACGGCGACGTCGACACCGTGCGCGGTCAGCTCGAGGTGCTCGGCGGGTGGCTGCACCCGGACGAGACCGAGCGCCGCGCGCGCCGCGACGCCTTCCTCGACGGCGCCGTCGCGGCGACGATGGAGCGCGACGACGACGAGTCCCGCATCAACCAGGGCATGCCGTTTCCCGAGGCCAAGACGAACGAGGCGCTCGCCGAGATCCTCAAGCAGGTGCGCGTGCCGACCCTGATGCTCGCCGGGATGCGCGACGGCATCGTGTCGCCGGAGGCCTCGCTGCGCGCGGTGATGAGCGTGCGCGACGCGAAGGCGGTGTTCTTCGAGAGCGAGGGGCACTTCATGACCCAGGAGGTGCCGGAGCGCCTCATCCGCGAGGTGGCGCTGTTCGTCGACGAGATCAACGGGCGCGCCGAGCCCACAGCACGTCATGACACAGACCGAACGAAGGTGGACACGATATGA
- a CDS encoding ATP-binding cassette domain-containing protein — protein sequence MTTPLLDVDDLSVEYRRGRKRTMAVRDVSFTIGEGETLGLVGESGSGKSTIGKAILGLVAAHRGTIRFAGRDITHLPRTERNALTSDIQVVYQDPYSSLDPTKPIGYTLAEPIQVHDPGPREQVAERVLAMLRRVGLGEDAATRYPAQFSGGQRQRIAVARALILSPKLVVCDEPVSALDLSIQAEVINLMAGLQRESGASFLFISHDLSIVHHISDRLVVLKDGQIVEQGDAAEIYRAPEDDYTKRLIAAAPVPDPDEQARRNAARLGQAPRRQSEETVLSAP from the coding sequence ATGACGACCCCCCTGCTCGACGTCGACGACCTCTCGGTCGAGTATCGACGCGGCCGCAAGCGGACGATGGCGGTCCGCGACGTGTCCTTCACGATCGGCGAGGGCGAGACGCTCGGCCTGGTCGGCGAGTCCGGATCCGGGAAGTCCACGATCGGCAAGGCCATCCTCGGGCTCGTGGCCGCGCACCGCGGCACGATCCGCTTCGCCGGGCGGGACATCACGCACCTTCCGCGCACGGAGCGCAACGCCCTCACGAGCGACATCCAGGTCGTGTACCAGGATCCGTACAGCTCGCTCGACCCCACCAAGCCGATCGGCTACACGTTGGCCGAGCCGATTCAGGTGCACGATCCGGGGCCGCGGGAGCAGGTCGCCGAGCGCGTCCTCGCGATGCTGCGTCGCGTCGGGCTGGGCGAGGACGCGGCGACGCGATACCCGGCGCAGTTCTCCGGCGGGCAGCGGCAGCGGATCGCCGTCGCCCGCGCGCTGATCCTCTCGCCCAAGCTCGTCGTCTGCGATGAGCCCGTGAGCGCGCTCGACCTCTCGATCCAGGCCGAGGTCATCAACCTCATGGCGGGGCTGCAGCGCGAGAGCGGCGCGAGCTTCCTGTTCATCTCGCACGACCTCTCGATCGTGCACCACATCTCCGACCGCCTCGTCGTGCTGAAGGACGGCCAGATCGTCGAGCAGGGCGACGCAGCCGAGATCTACCGGGCGCCGGAAGACGACTACACGAAACGACTCATCGCGGCGGCGCCCGTGCCCGATCCGGACGAGCAGGCACGCCGGAACGCGGCCCGGCTGGGGCAGGCCCCGCGGCGGCAGAGCGAGGAAACGGTGCTCAGCGCGCCGTGA
- a CDS encoding dipeptide/oligopeptide/nickel ABC transporter permease/ATP-binding protein, which produces MTARRQGSPRVFRGTGRNLFAATIRKPLGAVSLVYLAIVVAATVAAPWLAPHDPLQQRLDSVRLGPSAEFLLGTDALGRDILSRLLHGGQETMIGVAQALIVALALAIPLGIAAGFLGGWVDRLVMRVVDVTMAVPGIIVTLAVLAIFANSMTAAMVTFGALASGAVIRVIRSSVLGVREELYIDASRTIGLTNPQILVRHVLPRTLGVIIVQTALLAAIALGVQTGLAFLGFGPPPPSPTWGGMVGEASTMLQLHMWMIFPTAGIITITTLAFGLLGDAVRDANAERFTGGPRAHHREEAATRTIAPAGSRDERALLSVRGLTVAFGTRTAETVVLDGVDFDVHPGETVGLVGESGSGKTVTALAVLGLLAAGGRIVSGEIWFDGEDISGYSRAQYRKLRGKEIALISQEPMVALDPAFRVGFQVAEAVRSHERCSPAAAKKRALELLADVRLPDPRAVAKLYPHQLSGGMAQRVSIAIALAGRPRLLVADEPTTALDVTVQAEILDLLRQLQRDTEMSIMFVTHDWGVVADICDRAVVMYAGQVVERATVREVFADPLHPYTQGLRSSSPHHARRGEPMPAIGGMVPPPTDWPTGCHFAPRCPVATAACRESRIEERVFDHGRTGRCIRIPAEGTHEGRNAVMTR; this is translated from the coding sequence ATGACGGCACGTCGGCAGGGTTCGCCCCGCGTCTTCCGCGGCACGGGCCGCAATCTCTTCGCGGCCACGATCCGCAAGCCCCTCGGCGCGGTCTCGCTCGTCTACCTCGCGATCGTCGTCGCCGCGACCGTCGCGGCGCCGTGGCTCGCGCCCCACGACCCGCTCCAGCAGCGTCTGGACAGCGTCCGGCTCGGGCCGTCCGCCGAGTTCCTGCTCGGCACGGACGCGCTCGGACGGGACATCCTCAGCCGTCTGCTGCACGGCGGACAGGAGACGATGATCGGCGTGGCGCAGGCGCTCATCGTCGCCCTCGCGCTCGCGATCCCGCTCGGCATCGCCGCCGGCTTCCTCGGCGGGTGGGTCGATCGCCTCGTGATGCGCGTCGTGGACGTGACGATGGCGGTGCCGGGCATCATCGTCACGCTCGCCGTGCTTGCGATCTTCGCCAACAGCATGACGGCGGCGATGGTCACCTTCGGCGCGCTCGCGAGCGGCGCGGTCATCCGCGTGATCCGCAGCTCGGTGCTCGGCGTGCGCGAGGAGCTCTACATCGACGCGTCGCGCACGATCGGTCTGACGAACCCCCAGATCCTCGTGCGGCACGTGCTGCCGCGCACCCTCGGCGTCATCATCGTGCAGACCGCGCTGCTGGCCGCGATCGCCCTCGGCGTGCAGACGGGTCTCGCCTTCCTCGGCTTCGGTCCGCCGCCGCCCTCGCCGACATGGGGCGGCATGGTCGGCGAGGCCTCCACGATGCTGCAGCTGCACATGTGGATGATCTTCCCGACAGCGGGCATCATCACGATCACGACGCTGGCGTTCGGTCTGCTCGGCGACGCCGTGCGCGACGCGAACGCCGAGCGATTCACCGGCGGACCGCGGGCGCACCACCGCGAAGAGGCCGCGACGCGCACGATCGCGCCCGCCGGATCCCGCGACGAACGGGCGCTGCTGTCGGTGCGCGGCCTCACGGTCGCGTTCGGAACGCGGACCGCGGAGACCGTCGTCCTCGACGGGGTGGACTTCGACGTCCATCCGGGCGAGACGGTCGGGCTCGTCGGCGAGTCCGGATCCGGCAAGACGGTCACGGCGCTCGCGGTGCTGGGGCTGCTCGCCGCGGGTGGCCGCATCGTGTCGGGCGAGATCTGGTTCGACGGCGAGGACATCTCCGGATACTCGCGAGCGCAGTACCGCAAGCTCCGCGGCAAGGAGATCGCGCTGATCTCACAAGAGCCGATGGTGGCCCTGGATCCCGCGTTCCGCGTGGGGTTCCAGGTCGCCGAGGCGGTGCGCTCCCACGAGCGCTGCTCCCCGGCCGCGGCGAAGAAGCGGGCGCTCGAGCTGCTCGCCGACGTGCGCCTGCCGGATCCGCGCGCGGTGGCGAAGCTCTACCCTCATCAGCTCTCCGGCGGGATGGCGCAGCGCGTGTCGATCGCGATCGCGTTGGCCGGCCGCCCTCGCCTGCTCGTCGCGGACGAGCCGACGACCGCCCTCGACGTCACGGTGCAGGCCGAGATCCTCGACCTGCTGCGCCAGCTGCAGCGAGACACCGAGATGTCCATCATGTTCGTGACGCACGACTGGGGGGTCGTCGCGGACATCTGCGACCGGGCCGTCGTGATGTACGCGGGCCAGGTCGTCGAACGTGCGACCGTGCGCGAGGTGTTCGCGGATCCGCTGCACCCCTACACGCAGGGCCTGCGGTCGTCGAGTCCGCATCACGCGCGTCGCGGCGAGCCCATGCCGGCGATCGGCGGGATGGTGCCGCCGCCCACCGACTGGCCGACCGGGTGCCACTTCGCGCCGCGCTGTCCGGTCGCGACGGCGGCCTGCCGCGAGTCGCGCATCGAGGAGCGCGTGTTCGACCACGGGCGCACCGGGCGATGCATCCGCATCCCCGCCGAAGGCACACACGAAGGACGAAATGCGGTGATGACGCGATGA
- a CDS encoding ABC transporter permease, giving the protein MVAVLARRVLMAIPILVIVSVVMFILSSIVPGDQARTILGENATPQAVAALREQMGLDLPLYLQYLNWAWDAVRGDLGASIYSGQSVVTIVGARFPVTGSLMLLATITIAVVGGGLGLMSALRGGWVGRMLDTASLVGLAVPSFAIAILLVSVFAVTVRIFPATGYVAFSDDPVGWLWALVLPVFALSLGGTTLVAKQMRDSVLDALSRDYVRMMRANGIPERSIIFRHVVKNASIPSMTIVGVGAVACLTSTVFVENVFVLPGLGTLATQSTLNHDLPVLLGLGVFFTLMVIAINLVVDVMYGVLNPKVRIS; this is encoded by the coding sequence ATGGTCGCGGTCCTCGCGAGGCGTGTGCTCATGGCGATTCCCATCCTGGTGATCGTCTCGGTCGTCATGTTCATCCTGTCCTCGATCGTCCCGGGCGATCAGGCGCGGACGATCCTGGGAGAGAACGCCACCCCACAGGCGGTCGCCGCGCTGCGTGAGCAGATGGGACTCGATCTGCCGCTCTACCTGCAGTACCTGAACTGGGCGTGGGACGCGGTGCGCGGCGACCTCGGCGCATCGATCTACAGCGGGCAGTCGGTCGTCACGATCGTCGGTGCGCGCTTCCCCGTCACCGGGTCGCTCATGCTGCTGGCGACGATCACGATCGCCGTCGTGGGCGGCGGGCTCGGCTTGATGAGCGCGCTGCGCGGTGGCTGGGTCGGTCGCATGCTCGACACGGCCTCGCTCGTCGGGCTCGCGGTGCCGAGCTTCGCCATCGCGATCCTGCTCGTGTCGGTGTTCGCCGTGACCGTGCGGATCTTTCCCGCGACCGGCTACGTCGCGTTCTCCGACGACCCCGTCGGATGGCTGTGGGCGCTCGTGCTCCCCGTGTTCGCGCTGAGTCTCGGGGGAACCACGCTCGTCGCCAAGCAGATGCGCGACTCGGTGCTCGACGCGCTCAGCCGCGACTACGTGCGGATGATGCGAGCGAACGGGATCCCCGAGCGGTCGATCATCTTCCGGCACGTCGTCAAGAACGCATCGATTCCGTCGATGACGATCGTCGGCGTCGGGGCTGTCGCCTGTCTCACGTCGACGGTCTTCGTCGAGAACGTCTTCGTGCTACCGGGGCTCGGCACGCTCGCGACGCAGTCGACGCTGAACCACGACCTGCCGGTGCTGCTCGGACTCGGCGTCTTCTTCACCCTGATGGTCATCGCGATCAACCTCGTGGTCGACGTGATGTACGGGGTGCTCAACCCGAAGGTGAGGATCTCATGA
- a CDS encoding CapA family protein, giving the protein MTRTDVPTVRFCAVGDVGPERRDVDTLFEKTADEIRSADLAFMQLEMTLTERGARVPQTKHTSRTHPDAAEAFARAGFDVVSWASNHSLDWGTEGFLDTVEAIEAAGLIPLGTGRNIDEARAPRIVERGGLRVAFLAYCSILPDSYWATAERAGIAPLRAFTLHEAIEPDQPGTPHRMYTVPHPGDEAAMVADIEAAKEKADVVIVSCHWGIHFTRAELADYQRALGRAAIEAGAEMVLGHHAHILKGVEFHRGKPIFHSLGNFAIELPMDAEHAARPSFRHLLSLHPGWEPDIGGMFNFPPDARMSMIVHCDLDAAGASRVRYRPVMIDRMAVPEPLSAGDPRFDRVVDYVRDISREAGLDTGFTVDGDEVFLTPGDRQR; this is encoded by the coding sequence GTGACGCGCACAGACGTCCCCACGGTCCGGTTCTGCGCGGTCGGGGACGTCGGTCCCGAGCGGCGCGACGTGGACACGCTTTTCGAGAAGACGGCGGACGAGATCCGCTCGGCCGACCTCGCGTTCATGCAGCTGGAGATGACCCTCACCGAGCGCGGGGCGCGTGTGCCGCAGACCAAGCACACGTCGCGCACGCACCCCGATGCGGCTGAGGCGTTCGCCCGGGCGGGGTTCGACGTCGTCTCGTGGGCCTCGAACCACTCGCTCGACTGGGGCACCGAAGGGTTCCTCGACACCGTCGAGGCGATCGAGGCCGCGGGGCTCATCCCGCTGGGGACGGGGCGCAACATCGACGAGGCACGAGCACCGCGCATCGTCGAACGAGGCGGCCTCCGCGTCGCCTTCCTCGCGTATTGCAGCATCCTCCCGGACAGCTATTGGGCGACGGCCGAGCGCGCGGGCATCGCGCCGCTGCGCGCCTTCACGCTTCACGAGGCGATCGAACCCGATCAGCCGGGCACGCCGCATCGCATGTACACGGTGCCGCACCCCGGTGACGAGGCGGCAATGGTGGCCGACATCGAGGCGGCCAAGGAGAAGGCCGATGTCGTGATCGTGTCGTGCCACTGGGGAATCCACTTCACGCGCGCGGAGCTGGCCGATTACCAGCGGGCGCTCGGACGGGCCGCGATCGAGGCCGGCGCGGAGATGGTGCTCGGCCACCACGCACACATCCTGAAGGGCGTCGAGTTCCATCGGGGCAAGCCCATCTTCCACAGCCTCGGCAACTTCGCCATCGAGCTCCCGATGGACGCCGAGCACGCCGCGCGGCCGTCGTTCCGACACCTGCTGAGCCTCCACCCCGGGTGGGAGCCCGACATCGGCGGGATGTTCAACTTCCCACCCGATGCGCGGATGTCGATGATCGTGCACTGCGACCTCGACGCGGCGGGGGCCTCCCGCGTCCGGTACCGGCCCGTCATGATCGACCGCATGGCGGTTCCCGAGCCGCTCTCGGCCGGCGACCCACGCTTCGACCGCGTCGTCGACTACGTGCGCGACATCAGCCGCGAGGCGGGACTGGACACGGGCTTCACCGTCGACGGCGACGAGGTATTTCTGACCCCCGGCGACCGCCAGCGCTGA
- a CDS encoding ABC transporter substrate-binding protein, whose amino-acid sequence MFHRHTGRRALITAVLVTGGLVVSGCAADDAPAPDDPAAAAAGGDLNIQYFGDVVTLDPALSGQGPSANIIAFAYDPLIYMTPQGDYIPDLAVEWGYADDENTVFEFTLRDGVTFAGGADLDADAAVASMEYFLSSGGGAVAEVGEIDTVEAIDDATVRITYAEPFPHAPWTLSQYIKFGSIIGPDGLEDPSTLSTEMDGAGQYIFNADESVSNATYVFDRNPDYWNPEAQMYERVTVQAITDENAALSAIQTGQVDYTLGAPGTLDAAEAAGIEVLQVPFFNWGIHIADRSGDLVPALEDPQVREAIALSIDRQAIVDAIAPKTAQPSSQIMNEGAIGFVDGLEYPYDPDRARELLADAGYADGFSMPILSTNALDQNAIRAQAIVSYLEDIGIDVELTADSTGVSGFVEKAQSGEYAATIFPMSGTTMGLLYQTLRSGPRNPSATLDDEMESLFDESVTLDDEARLSLYEQMSERAYETAWHIPVFTANDLHYVGSDLAGVEVTNLNPIPITVAPDPGFAWHPAG is encoded by the coding sequence ATGTTCCACCGTCACACGGGCCGCAGGGCCCTGATCACTGCCGTGCTTGTCACGGGCGGACTTGTCGTCAGCGGATGCGCGGCCGACGACGCCCCCGCACCCGATGATCCGGCCGCAGCAGCTGCCGGCGGCGACCTAAATATCCAGTACTTCGGTGATGTCGTCACGCTCGATCCCGCGCTATCCGGCCAGGGCCCGAGCGCCAACATCATCGCCTTCGCGTACGACCCGCTCATCTACATGACCCCGCAGGGCGACTACATCCCTGACCTCGCCGTCGAGTGGGGATACGCCGACGACGAGAACACGGTCTTCGAGTTCACCCTTCGCGACGGGGTGACCTTCGCGGGCGGCGCCGACCTCGACGCGGACGCAGCGGTCGCCTCGATGGAGTATTTCCTTAGCTCGGGAGGCGGAGCCGTCGCGGAGGTCGGCGAGATCGACACGGTCGAGGCGATTGATGACGCCACCGTGCGCATCACGTACGCCGAACCGTTCCCCCACGCACCGTGGACGCTGTCGCAGTACATCAAGTTCGGCAGCATCATCGGGCCGGACGGCCTCGAGGATCCCTCAACGCTCTCGACCGAGATGGACGGTGCGGGGCAGTACATCTTCAACGCCGACGAATCGGTCTCGAACGCCACCTACGTCTTCGACAGGAACCCCGACTACTGGAACCCCGAGGCGCAGATGTACGAGCGCGTCACGGTGCAGGCGATCACCGACGAGAACGCCGCCCTGTCGGCGATCCAGACGGGCCAGGTCGACTACACGCTCGGGGCCCCGGGAACCCTCGACGCCGCGGAGGCCGCCGGAATCGAGGTGCTCCAGGTGCCCTTCTTCAACTGGGGCATTCACATTGCCGACCGCAGTGGCGACCTTGTGCCGGCGCTCGAGGATCCGCAGGTGCGCGAGGCGATCGCGCTCTCCATCGATCGGCAGGCGATCGTCGACGCGATCGCGCCGAAGACCGCGCAGCCGAGCAGCCAGATCATGAACGAAGGCGCAATCGGTTTCGTCGACGGCCTCGAGTACCCCTACGACCCGGATCGCGCGCGCGAGCTGCTCGCGGACGCCGGATACGCGGACGGATTCTCGATGCCGATCCTCTCGACGAACGCGCTCGACCAGAACGCGATCCGTGCGCAGGCGATCGTGAGCTACCTCGAGGACATCGGCATCGACGTCGAGCTGACGGCGGACTCCACGGGTGTGTCGGGATTCGTCGAGAAGGCGCAGTCCGGTGAGTATGCGGCCACGATCTTCCCGATGAGCGGAACGACAATGGGTCTGCTGTACCAGACGCTCAGATCGGGTCCGCGCAATCCGTCCGCCACGCTCGATGACGAGATGGAATCCCTGTTCGACGAGTCGGTGACGCTCGACGACGAGGCGCGCCTTTCCCTGTACGAGCAGATGAGTGAGCGTGCCTATGAGACCGCGTGGCACATCCCGGTCTTCACGGCGAACGACCTGCACTACGTCGGGTCGGACCTGGCCGGGGTCGAGGTCACGAACCTCAATCCGATCCCGATCACGGTCGCCCCGGACCCGGGCTTCGCCTGGCACCCGGCCGGGTGA
- a CDS encoding ABC transporter substrate-binding protein, with amino-acid sequence MTNNRPKRPGSRARRAAAIVTAIGVGAALAACAPSAEGDSAPDPAAGASERGDELALQFRGAPMSLDPALQGTASGSIFTVLAYDPLIYKAPDGSLQPNLATEWEFTSDDMTTFQVTLREGVTFADGETMDAEAVKASFEYFLEKGGPNLSSVGPIDSVEVVDDLTVAIHYSEPFSDAPASLNQLSMMGNVIGPEGLADPDSLLRSMDGAGQYLYNPDASVPDSEYVYDRNPDYWNPDAQMWERVTVQIISDQNAVLNAASTGQIDFGLGSALMAEAAEGAGLEIASVPFYNWELRLADTEGEINPALGDERVREAIGLAIDRETIVEALGGEYMAVSDQMVVEGIEGHNADIGWEHDPDRARDLLAEAGYEDGFEMKLLDSGLQDPDSRIAQAVSSSLSEVGIEVDLVVDTVSIPSFIEKAETLEYEATIWASNGDVGNTYRGYRSTGSMTNPFGFVDDEMESLYAESLRVAGDDRDAVYQDMSARWQELAYSIPVLTEYYVNYIGADVTNINSSPANPVMLPVGPQPEYNWQPTS; translated from the coding sequence ATGACGAACAATCGACCGAAGCGACCCGGATCGCGCGCCCGCAGAGCAGCGGCGATCGTGACGGCCATCGGAGTGGGCGCGGCGCTCGCCGCCTGCGCGCCCTCCGCTGAGGGAGACTCGGCGCCGGATCCCGCCGCCGGCGCGAGCGAGCGCGGTGATGAGCTCGCCCTGCAGTTCCGCGGCGCGCCCATGAGTCTCGACCCCGCCCTGCAGGGCACGGCGAGCGGCTCGATCTTCACGGTGCTCGCCTACGACCCGCTGATCTACAAGGCCCCCGACGGCAGCCTCCAGCCGAACCTCGCGACCGAGTGGGAGTTCACCTCCGATGACATGACGACCTTCCAGGTCACGCTGCGGGAGGGGGTGACCTTCGCCGACGGCGAGACGATGGACGCCGAGGCGGTCAAGGCCTCGTTCGAGTACTTCCTCGAGAAGGGCGGGCCGAACCTGTCCTCGGTCGGGCCGATCGACTCCGTCGAGGTCGTCGACGACCTCACGGTCGCGATCCACTACTCCGAGCCGTTCTCGGATGCGCCGGCCTCGCTGAACCAGCTGTCGATGATGGGCAACGTCATCGGGCCGGAGGGGCTGGCGGATCCGGACAGCCTGCTGCGGAGCATGGACGGAGCCGGACAGTACCTCTACAACCCCGACGCGTCCGTGCCCGACTCGGAGTACGTGTACGACCGCAACCCCGACTACTGGAACCCGGACGCGCAGATGTGGGAGCGCGTCACGGTCCAGATCATCTCGGATCAGAACGCGGTGCTCAACGCGGCCAGTACCGGCCAGATCGACTTCGGTCTCGGATCCGCGCTGATGGCGGAGGCGGCCGAAGGCGCCGGGCTCGAGATCGCCTCCGTGCCCTTCTACAACTGGGAGCTGCGGCTCGCCGACACCGAGGGCGAGATCAATCCGGCGCTCGGCGACGAGCGCGTACGGGAGGCGATCGGTCTCGCGATCGACCGCGAGACCATCGTTGAGGCGCTGGGCGGCGAGTACATGGCGGTCAGCGACCAGATGGTCGTCGAGGGCATCGAGGGCCACAACGCCGACATCGGATGGGAGCACGATCCGGACCGTGCCCGCGACCTGCTCGCCGAGGCGGGGTACGAGGACGGATTCGAGATGAAGCTGCTCGACAGCGGTCTGCAGGACCCGGATTCGCGCATCGCCCAGGCCGTCTCGAGCAGCCTCTCGGAGGTCGGGATCGAGGTGGATCTCGTGGTCGACACGGTGAGCATCCCGTCGTTCATCGAGAAGGCGGAGACGCTGGAGTACGAGGCGACGATCTGGGCGTCCAACGGCGACGTCGGGAACACCTACCGCGGCTACCGCTCGACCGGATCGATGACGAACCCCTTCGGCTTCGTCGACGACGAGATGGAGTCGCTCTACGCCGAGAGCCTGCGGGTCGCCGGGGACGACCGCGACGCCGTCTATCAGGACATGAGCGCGCGCTGGCAGGAGCTGGCGTACTCCATCCCGGTCCTGACGGAGTACTACGTCAACTACATCGGCGCGGACGTGACGAACATCAATTCCTCGCCCGCGAACCCGGTCATGCTCCCGGTCGGTCCCCAGCCCGAGTACAACTGGCAGCCGACGAGCTGA